One window of Cohnella hashimotonis genomic DNA carries:
- a CDS encoding sugar phosphate isomerase/epimerase family protein: protein MFTSRLGVLTDEVSDRYEEALDWAAEQGLSHVEVRVVDGRNAASLSDAEATEVRRQAETRGLYISAIASPVFKCALDPERPVASGDTFGQDEESVDAHFAKLARVIALAKLMGTERIRIFSFWREQEPERYAEEIAGHLRRAADIAHREGVMLLLENESSCNGGSAREVAELVRTVGSPALRALWDPGNEAHAGMEAYPLGYETIKPYAAHVHLKDACFGPDGKARCVPLGSGDVPVIGQLRALAADGYEGLFTIETHYVPRDGSRMTGTRMTLDALRALAKEV, encoded by the coding sequence GTGTTCACAAGCAGATTGGGCGTGCTGACGGATGAAGTGTCCGACCGCTACGAGGAAGCGCTGGACTGGGCGGCGGAGCAGGGGCTGTCGCACGTGGAGGTGCGCGTCGTCGATGGGCGGAATGCCGCGAGCCTGAGCGACGCGGAGGCAACGGAGGTTCGCCGTCAGGCGGAAACGAGGGGATTGTACATATCCGCGATCGCCTCGCCGGTGTTCAAGTGCGCGCTGGATCCGGAGAGGCCGGTCGCATCGGGAGATACGTTCGGTCAGGACGAAGAGAGCGTGGACGCCCACTTCGCGAAGCTGGCGCGGGTCATCGCGCTGGCGAAGCTGATGGGTACGGAGCGGATCCGGATTTTCTCCTTCTGGCGCGAGCAGGAACCCGAGCGCTATGCCGAGGAGATCGCGGGACATTTGCGGCGGGCGGCCGACATCGCGCATAGGGAAGGCGTAATGCTGCTGCTGGAAAATGAATCTTCGTGCAATGGAGGTTCGGCGCGAGAGGTCGCGGAGCTTGTGCGAACGGTCGGTTCGCCGGCGCTGCGCGCGCTATGGGATCCCGGCAACGAAGCGCATGCGGGCATGGAGGCATACCCGCTAGGTTACGAGACGATCAAGCCCTATGCGGCTCATGTGCATCTCAAGGACGCATGCTTCGGACCCGACGGCAAGGCGCGGTGCGTACCGCTCGGCTCCGGGGATGTACCGGTCATCGGTCAGCTGAGAGCGCTTGCCGCGGATGGATATGAAGGCCTTTTTACCATCGAGACGCACTATGTGCCCAGAGACGGCAGCCGGATGACCGGGACTCGCATGACGCTGGACGCGCTGCGCGCGCTCGCGAAGGAGGTATAG
- a CDS encoding IclR family transcriptional regulator → MEEEKKTVRAVERALDILLVFTTGSEWSLTELAAKCELHKSTVHRLLATLEEKGFVIRDDATEKYRLGLRVLELSAHFARSDDPTVVLIGEMEKLRDQMGETVSLYIRDRLERVRIQAVQSRQAIRRVAQVGIRLPLSVGASSKVLLAFEERNTREALLSDPAWPAGLRGPSYAKQLDEVVAAGYATSFEEREPGAAALAAPIFSRTGKLYAALAVSGPSNRLTPDVMEERASAIVGAATRMGALLD, encoded by the coding sequence TTGGAAGAGGAAAAGAAAACCGTGCGCGCCGTCGAACGCGCGCTCGACATCCTGCTCGTCTTCACGACAGGGAGCGAATGGAGCCTGACAGAGCTGGCGGCGAAGTGCGAGCTGCACAAGAGCACCGTGCATCGGCTGCTCGCGACGCTCGAGGAGAAGGGCTTCGTCATTCGGGACGACGCGACGGAAAAATATAGGCTGGGGCTGCGCGTCCTGGAGCTGTCCGCGCATTTCGCGCGGTCGGACGATCCGACGGTCGTGCTCATCGGCGAGATGGAGAAGCTGCGGGATCAGATGGGGGAGACGGTCAGCCTCTATATTCGCGATCGTCTCGAGCGAGTGCGGATTCAGGCGGTGCAGAGCAGACAGGCGATTCGCCGGGTCGCGCAGGTCGGCATCCGCCTGCCGCTGTCCGTAGGCGCGTCCAGCAAGGTGCTGCTGGCGTTCGAGGAGCGCAATACGCGCGAGGCGCTGCTGAGCGATCCGGCATGGCCCGCGGGGCTACGCGGGCCGTCCTACGCCAAGCAGCTGGACGAGGTCGTGGCCGCCGGCTATGCGACCAGCTTCGAAGAGCGGGAGCCGGGCGCCGCCGCCTTGGCGGCCCCGATCTTCAGCCGTACGGGCAAGCTGTACGCCGCGCTCGCTGTCTCGGGCCCTTCGAACAGGCTTACGCCGGACGTCATGGAGGAGCGCGCATCGGCGATCGTCGGCGCCGCAACGCGCATGGGCGCGCTGCTCGACTAG
- a CDS encoding alpha/beta hydrolase gives MSTTVLTPMPLHAGSLHLEEDSPRLTAARRLARIFGAVTASLAFAAVLIVFVLYGYMSWRFTHPPVAALNTNPMSAIGLPYADVSFPAAGGGRETDGWWIPAQADSARTVVLSHGFGANREEYWVPMYDIAAMLHKQNYNVLMFDYGYADPTGRSAATFGIGESKQLIGALEYARAQGSSELIVWGFSMGAGTALQAALQTSLIDGMILDSTFVTNADTIAYNLKQYGALSSRLTMNLLSLFTPLWAGVRLDQIPSDEIQSTAYSFPLLLIHGTRDDKAPYEISERIAKSQTNADSSLWLVKDAIHEMVFRTHPEEYVARTTAFLQTVDTDLAASRASNMGMLESA, from the coding sequence ATGAGCACCACCGTCCTGACCCCTATGCCTCTTCACGCCGGATCGCTTCACCTCGAAGAAGATTCCCCGCGTCTCACTGCCGCCCGTCGCCTGGCCCGTATTTTCGGCGCCGTCACCGCTTCGCTCGCCTTCGCCGCCGTACTGATCGTCTTCGTACTCTACGGCTATATGAGCTGGCGCTTCACCCACCCGCCCGTCGCCGCGCTTAATACCAACCCGATGTCCGCCATAGGACTGCCCTACGCCGACGTCTCCTTCCCCGCCGCTGGCGGCGGCCGCGAGACCGACGGCTGGTGGATTCCCGCGCAGGCCGACAGCGCCCGCACGGTTGTTCTCAGTCACGGCTTCGGCGCCAACCGCGAGGAGTATTGGGTTCCGATGTACGATATTGCCGCCATGCTGCACAAGCAGAACTACAACGTGCTGATGTTCGACTACGGCTATGCCGACCCAACCGGCAGATCGGCCGCGACGTTCGGCATCGGCGAATCGAAGCAGCTCATCGGCGCCTTGGAATATGCGCGCGCGCAGGGCTCGAGCGAGCTGATCGTCTGGGGCTTCTCCATGGGCGCCGGCACCGCGCTTCAAGCCGCCCTGCAAACGTCCCTGATCGACGGAATGATCCTCGACAGCACCTTCGTGACGAACGCCGATACGATCGCCTACAACCTCAAGCAGTACGGGGCTTTGTCCTCCCGTTTGACGATGAACCTGCTCTCCCTCTTCACGCCGCTCTGGGCGGGCGTTCGGCTCGATCAGATTCCGTCCGACGAGATTCAGTCCACGGCCTACAGCTTCCCGCTGCTGCTGATCCATGGCACGCGGGACGACAAAGCCCCGTACGAAATTTCCGAACGGATCGCCAAGTCGCAGACGAACGCGGACTCTTCCCTCTGGCTTGTTAAGGATGCCATCCATGAGATGGTGTTCCGCACGCATCCGGAGGAATACGTCGCCCGCACCACCGCCTTCCTGCAAACCGTCGATACGGACCTCGCGGCGAGCCGCGCCTCGAATATGGGCATGCTCGAGTCCGCCTGA
- a CDS encoding DUF4177 domain-containing protein, which yields MGPKWEYCTLKYKTGGWLGGKVDEQEFQDELNRYGYEGWELVSCFDTSQGQGASRDIIVVFKRQL from the coding sequence ATGGGGCCGAAGTGGGAATACTGCACGTTGAAATACAAGACCGGCGGCTGGCTAGGCGGCAAGGTGGACGAGCAGGAGTTCCAGGATGAGCTTAACCGCTACGGCTACGAAGGCTGGGAGCTGGTGTCCTGCTTCGACACGAGCCAGGGTCAAGGCGCATCCCGGGACATTATCGTCGTCTTCAAGCGCCAACTATAG
- a CDS encoding SepM family pheromone-processing serine protease, with amino-acid sequence MTIALTTENKGFIRRYRPAIILAALIVVVVVASNWSLPYVLYGPGSAEPVHPRVETDHKVVQKGELLFTTVSSYSKPNVFSIIYAWLNPKMDIQTQATATGGTVSLSAYRNLMAWMRDSSEANALLAAYTAMDKKIDVKEQGIIVNSFIKETKAREHGLQEGDIITSVDGVKANNAEELSKYLSSKKAGDTVKLTGTRGGKAFEAKVPLISMPGTGKPGVGFTNQTVLKVTPPDKVKFDFEDTGGPSAGLMMTLEIISQLQDKDLTKGYRIAGTGTIAADGSVGLIGGIQYKLMAADREKADYFLVPYTRVAADHWQDNEKIAPKDAINAVLNGFGNWSLAQQTVADLKLKPKLVPVASLQDALDFLNGLEPKKDESAASPAPSAKAS; translated from the coding sequence GTGACGATCGCATTGACAACCGAGAATAAAGGTTTTATCCGGCGTTACAGACCGGCGATCATCCTCGCGGCGCTTATCGTCGTCGTGGTCGTCGCCAGCAACTGGTCCTTGCCGTACGTTCTGTACGGACCGGGTTCGGCAGAGCCCGTGCATCCGCGCGTCGAGACGGACCACAAGGTCGTACAGAAGGGCGAGCTGCTCTTCACGACCGTATCGTCCTACTCCAAACCGAACGTTTTTTCCATCATATACGCCTGGCTCAATCCGAAGATGGACATTCAGACCCAAGCCACTGCTACGGGCGGCACGGTCAGCCTTAGCGCCTATCGCAACCTGATGGCCTGGATGCGGGACAGCTCCGAGGCCAACGCCCTGCTCGCCGCCTATACGGCGATGGACAAGAAGATCGACGTGAAGGAGCAAGGCATCATCGTCAATTCGTTCATCAAAGAGACGAAAGCGCGGGAGCATGGTCTTCAGGAGGGGGATATCATCACCTCGGTGGACGGCGTCAAGGCGAACAACGCGGAGGAGCTGAGCAAGTACCTTTCTTCCAAAAAAGCGGGAGACACGGTTAAGCTGACGGGTACCCGCGGCGGCAAAGCGTTTGAGGCGAAGGTGCCGCTTATCTCAATGCCGGGCACGGGCAAGCCTGGCGTCGGCTTCACCAATCAGACCGTGCTCAAGGTCACGCCGCCGGACAAAGTGAAGTTCGACTTCGAGGACACGGGCGGTCCGTCCGCCGGTCTGATGATGACCCTTGAGATTATCTCTCAGCTGCAGGACAAGGACCTGACCAAGGGTTACCGCATCGCGGGCACAGGAACGATCGCGGCCGACGGCAGCGTCGGTCTCATCGGCGGCATCCAGTACAAGCTTATGGCGGCCGATCGGGAAAAGGCGGACTATTTCCTCGTCCCCTACACGCGCGTAGCCGCCGACCATTGGCAGGACAACGAAAAAATAGCGCCGAAGGACGCGATCAACGCCGTGCTCAACGGCTTCGGCAACTGGAGTCTCGCGCAGCAGACGGTTGCCGATCTCAAGCTGAAGCCCAAGCTCGTGCCCGTCGCCTCGCTGCAGGACGCGCTGGACTTCCTGAACGGCCTGGAGCCGAAAAAAGACGAGAGCGCAGCGAGTCCGGCGCCTAGCGCCAAAGCTTCCTGA
- a CDS encoding D-alanine--D-alanine ligase, with protein MGTGQKIRVGLVYGGRSGEHEVSLQTALAVLKAFDYDKYELIPYYITKEGRWRSGSLLAAPPAAVAELQFERTGESAETGSSLIPLMQGMAETAVAEVGRHEGIGSVDVVFPLLHGTFGEDGTIQGLFEMANLPYVGAGVLASSVGMDKAAMKTMFAAAGLPQVGYKAFTRFHWNKEREALLDGIERDIGYPSFVKPANLGSSVGVSKARNREELAAAVEEALRYDRKVIVEEFVDAREIEVAVLGNDEPRASVAGEIVSSNEFYDYKAKYIDGKSAMIIPAEIPDETAQAVREMAVRAFLAIDGSGLCRADFFLRKSDGALLINEVNTLPGFTPFSMYPLLWQETGVSYRELLDTLIALALARHAEKQLIDYGG; from the coding sequence ATGGGAACTGGACAGAAGATTCGCGTAGGGCTCGTCTACGGCGGCCGCTCGGGCGAGCATGAAGTATCGCTCCAGACCGCGCTGGCGGTGCTGAAGGCATTCGATTACGACAAATACGAACTTATTCCTTACTATATAACGAAGGAAGGCAGATGGCGTTCGGGCTCGCTGCTTGCGGCGCCGCCTGCGGCCGTCGCGGAGCTGCAGTTCGAGCGGACCGGCGAATCGGCGGAGACAGGCTCGTCGCTCATTCCCCTCATGCAGGGGATGGCGGAAACGGCGGTAGCCGAAGTCGGCCGCCACGAGGGCATCGGCTCGGTGGACGTCGTATTCCCGCTGCTGCACGGCACCTTCGGCGAGGACGGGACGATTCAGGGACTGTTCGAGATGGCGAACCTGCCTTACGTAGGAGCGGGCGTGCTCGCTTCCTCGGTCGGCATGGACAAAGCGGCGATGAAGACGATGTTCGCGGCGGCAGGATTGCCGCAGGTCGGGTACAAGGCGTTCACGCGTTTTCACTGGAACAAAGAGCGGGAGGCGCTGCTGGACGGCATTGAGCGGGATATCGGCTATCCGAGCTTCGTCAAGCCCGCGAACCTCGGCTCCAGCGTCGGCGTATCCAAAGCGCGCAATCGCGAGGAACTGGCTGCTGCGGTAGAAGAAGCGCTGCGGTACGACCGCAAGGTCATCGTGGAGGAGTTCGTCGACGCGCGGGAGATCGAGGTCGCCGTCCTCGGCAACGACGAGCCGCGGGCATCGGTCGCCGGCGAGATCGTCAGCTCGAACGAATTCTACGATTATAAGGCCAAATATATCGACGGCAAATCCGCCATGATCATTCCGGCGGAGATCCCTGATGAGACCGCGCAGGCGGTCCGCGAGATGGCGGTCCGCGCCTTTCTGGCGATCGACGGCTCGGGGCTGTGCCGCGCGGACTTTTTCTTGCGCAAGAGCGACGGCGCGCTGTTGATCAACGAGGTTAACACGCTGCCGGGCTTCACGCCGTTCAGCATGTATCCGCTGCTCTGGCAGGAGACGGGAGTCTCCTACCGCGAGCTGCTGGACACGTTGATCGCGCTCGCGCTTGCCCGTCACGCGGAGAAGCAGCTGATCGATTACGGCGGCTGA
- the acnA gene encoding aconitate hydratase AcnA, which produces MILSTLPYNVQADLQAAGNSYRYYNLQGLEEQGLGPVSKLPFSMKVLLEAAIRQFDGRAITLEHVKQIANWANGREDKEVPFIPARIVLQDFTGVPVVVDLAAMRETVKQAGGDPKRINPLVPVDLVIDHSVMVDAFGTADALQTNMDLEFERNEERYRFLRWAQTAFDNFRAVPPATGIVHQVNLEYLASVAATKTKDGVIEVYPDSLVGTDSHTTMINGLGVVGWGVGGIEAEAGMLGQPLYFVMPEVIGFRLTGSLAEGATATDLALTVTQILRKKGVVGKFVEFFGPGLSNISLADRATVANMAPEYGATIGIFPVDNETLNYLRLTGRDEKQIELVEAYYKAQGMFRTDATPDPTFTDVIELDLSTIVPSLAGPKRPQDRVELTAMKEEFNNIIRTPIDKGGYGLSDEKIAQTAPVKHRNGQASTLTTGAVVIAAITSCTNTSNPSVMIGAGLVAKKAVERGLTKPAYVKSSLTPGSLVVTDYLVKAGVLPYLEKLGFYVAGYGCATCIGNSGPLPDEVSQAIADNDMTVAAVLSGNRNFEGRVHAQVKANYLASPPLVIAYALAGTVNIDLANEPIGYDPNNVPVYLKDIWPTNEEIQQAVAASLDPEMFRKKFENVFTQNEQWNKIPVPEGELYEWDDKSTYIANPPFFTDLGDQPGDIGDIKRANVLALLGDSVTTDHISPAGNIKVDSPAGEYLIKHGVDKKDFNSYGSRRGNHEVMMRGTFANIRIRNQVAPGTEGGVTTYLPTGEIMSIYDASMKYQKNKTNLVVIAGKEYGTGSSRDWAAKGTFLLGVKAVIAESFERIHRSNLVGMGVLPLQFQPGNGWKTLGISGHEKFDIEGLSNDVQPGQTVTVTATREDGTTFSFPAIVRLDSMVDVDYYRNSGILQTVLRQMIANQ; this is translated from the coding sequence ATTATTTTGTCCACCCTTCCGTACAACGTACAGGCCGACCTGCAGGCAGCGGGCAACTCGTATCGCTACTACAACCTGCAAGGTCTGGAAGAGCAAGGCCTGGGCCCCGTGTCCAAGCTGCCTTTCTCGATGAAAGTCCTGCTTGAAGCCGCAATCCGCCAGTTCGACGGACGCGCCATCACGCTGGAGCATGTGAAGCAAATCGCCAATTGGGCGAACGGCCGCGAAGATAAGGAAGTTCCATTCATCCCTGCCCGCATCGTGCTGCAAGACTTCACCGGCGTACCGGTCGTCGTCGATCTCGCCGCGATGCGCGAGACCGTGAAGCAAGCCGGCGGCGATCCGAAGCGCATCAACCCGCTCGTTCCCGTCGACCTGGTCATCGACCACTCCGTCATGGTCGACGCATTCGGCACCGCGGACGCGCTGCAGACCAACATGGACCTCGAATTCGAGCGCAACGAAGAGCGCTACCGCTTCCTGCGTTGGGCGCAGACCGCGTTCGACAACTTCAGAGCCGTTCCTCCGGCTACAGGTATCGTCCACCAGGTCAACCTGGAGTACCTGGCATCCGTCGCGGCAACCAAGACCAAGGACGGCGTCATCGAAGTCTACCCGGATTCGCTCGTGGGCACGGACTCCCATACGACGATGATCAACGGTCTCGGCGTCGTGGGCTGGGGCGTCGGCGGCATCGAAGCCGAAGCCGGCATGCTCGGCCAGCCGCTTTACTTCGTTATGCCCGAAGTCATCGGTTTCCGCCTGACCGGCAGCCTGGCCGAAGGCGCTACGGCGACCGACCTCGCGCTGACCGTCACCCAGATCCTTCGCAAGAAGGGCGTCGTCGGCAAGTTCGTCGAGTTCTTCGGTCCCGGCCTGTCCAACATCAGCCTGGCCGACCGCGCGACGGTCGCCAACATGGCGCCTGAGTACGGCGCGACGATCGGCATCTTCCCGGTCGACAACGAGACGCTGAACTACCTGCGCCTCACCGGCCGCGACGAGAAGCAAATCGAGCTCGTCGAAGCATACTACAAAGCGCAAGGCATGTTCCGCACCGACGCCACGCCGGATCCGACGTTCACGGACGTTATCGAGCTCGACCTTTCCACCATCGTGCCTTCCCTTGCAGGTCCGAAGCGTCCGCAAGACCGCGTCGAACTGACGGCGATGAAGGAAGAGTTCAACAACATCATCCGCACGCCGATCGACAAGGGCGGCTACGGCCTCTCCGACGAGAAGATCGCCCAGACCGCGCCGGTCAAGCACCGCAACGGCCAGGCGAGCACGCTCACGACGGGCGCCGTCGTCATCGCGGCGATCACGAGCTGCACGAACACGTCCAACCCGAGCGTCATGATCGGCGCCGGCCTCGTCGCGAAAAAAGCCGTCGAGCGCGGCCTGACGAAGCCTGCATACGTCAAGAGCTCGCTGACTCCGGGTTCGCTTGTCGTTACCGACTACCTGGTGAAGGCCGGCGTGCTTCCTTACCTGGAGAAGCTCGGCTTCTACGTCGCCGGCTACGGCTGCGCGACCTGTATCGGCAACTCCGGCCCGCTGCCTGACGAAGTCAGCCAAGCGATCGCCGACAACGACATGACCGTCGCCGCCGTCCTCTCGGGCAACCGGAACTTCGAAGGCCGCGTGCACGCGCAGGTCAAAGCGAACTATCTCGCTTCGCCGCCGCTCGTTATCGCCTACGCGCTGGCCGGTACGGTCAACATCGACCTCGCGAACGAACCGATCGGCTACGACCCGAACAACGTGCCGGTCTACCTGAAGGATATCTGGCCGACCAACGAAGAGATCCAGCAAGCCGTCGCGGCTTCGCTCGATCCCGAGATGTTCCGCAAGAAGTTCGAGAACGTCTTTACCCAAAACGAACAGTGGAACAAAATCCCCGTGCCGGAAGGCGAGCTGTACGAGTGGGACGACAAGTCGACCTACATCGCGAACCCGCCTTTCTTCACCGATCTGGGCGACCAACCGGGCGACATCGGCGACATCAAGCGCGCCAACGTGCTGGCCCTGCTCGGCGATTCGGTCACGACGGACCATATCTCTCCTGCGGGCAACATTAAGGTCGACAGCCCTGCCGGCGAATATCTGATCAAACACGGCGTCGACAAAAAGGACTTCAACTCGTACGGTTCCCGCCGCGGCAACCACGAGGTCATGATGCGCGGTACGTTCGCCAACATCCGGATCCGCAACCAAGTCGCTCCGGGTACCGAAGGCGGCGTGACGACGTACCTGCCGACCGGCGAGATCATGTCGATCTATGACGCATCGATGAAGTACCAGAAGAACAAGACGAACCTCGTCGTCATCGCCGGCAAGGAATACGGCACGGGCTCCTCGCGCGACTGGGCGGCCAAGGGCACGTTCCTGCTGGGCGTCAAGGCGGTTATCGCCGAGAGCTTCGAGCGTATTCACCGTTCGAACCTTGTAGGCATGGGCGTGCTGCCGCTGCAGTTCCAACCGGGTAACGGCTGGAAAACGCTCGGCATCAGCGGCCACGAGAAGTTCGACATCGAAGGCCTTTCGAACGACGTGCAGCCGGGCCAGACGGTTACCGTTACCGCTACGCGCGAAGACGGCACTACGTTCTCCTTCCCTGCCATCGTCCGTCTCGACTCGATGGTCGACGTGGACTACTACCGCAACAGCGGCATCCTGCAGACCGTTCTGCGCCAGATGATCGCGAACCAATAA
- a CDS encoding amidase domain-containing protein: MPELDERIKRALVEYVNAVNEADLNRSPEALAQVGDEAHRWRLQRRTRAIRRRDAVSSSRPRRGEIRARVLRWNAGEKEAFVDLQLRIARACGTGEAVYAEERIERERIRLVPFGGEWRLDRAEPLGDERSSAALLGTGAEGAFGPGDEWPVAPSVPFIPTRDGYAAWQGTASGGVQAAPWANPYGGSPARSGPYDREAAVAYAESWWDKANPAYELFEVNCTNYVSQCLFAGGAPMNYTGKRESGWWYHGLSGGQERWSYSWAVANSLQHFLSQPRPAGLRALRVERPEQLSPGDVICYDWDGNGQFRHNTIVTATDGDGMPLVNANTVPSRHRYWDYRDSYAWTENTRYRFYHVEAIF; this comes from the coding sequence GTGCCGGAATTGGACGAACGGATAAAGAGGGCGCTGGTTGAATATGTAAATGCGGTGAACGAGGCGGATCTGAACCGTTCGCCTGAAGCGCTCGCGCAGGTTGGCGACGAGGCGCACCGCTGGCGGCTGCAGCGCAGGACGCGCGCTATTCGGCGCCGGGACGCCGTATCGTCGTCTCGACCGCGGAGAGGCGAGATCCGCGCTCGCGTCCTGCGCTGGAACGCCGGGGAAAAGGAAGCCTTCGTCGATCTGCAGCTGCGGATCGCAAGAGCTTGCGGCACCGGCGAGGCAGTCTATGCCGAAGAGCGGATCGAGCGCGAGCGAATCCGGCTCGTGCCCTTCGGCGGCGAGTGGCGGCTGGACCGCGCGGAGCCGCTGGGCGACGAACGCTCGTCCGCTGCATTGCTGGGAACCGGCGCCGAGGGAGCGTTTGGCCCGGGGGACGAGTGGCCGGTGGCGCCGTCCGTTCCGTTTATTCCGACCCGGGACGGGTATGCCGCGTGGCAAGGGACCGCGAGCGGCGGCGTTCAAGCCGCGCCTTGGGCGAATCCCTACGGGGGATCGCCCGCGCGCAGCGGGCCCTACGACCGTGAAGCCGCCGTCGCGTATGCCGAGTCATGGTGGGATAAGGCGAATCCGGCGTACGAGCTTTTCGAGGTGAATTGCACCAACTACGTCTCCCAGTGTCTCTTTGCAGGGGGCGCGCCCATGAACTATACTGGGAAAAGAGAATCGGGCTGGTGGTATCACGGATTGTCGGGCGGCCAGGAACGCTGGAGCTACAGCTGGGCGGTCGCGAACAGCCTGCAGCATTTTTTGAGCCAGCCGCGGCCGGCAGGGCTGCGGGCTTTGCGCGTCGAGCGCCCCGAGCAGCTGTCGCCGGGCGACGTCATTTGCTACGATTGGGACGGCAACGGCCAATTCAGGCACAATACGATCGTGACGGCAACCGACGGCGACGGCATGCCGCTGGTCAACGCCAACACCGTGCCCAGCAGGCACAGATACTGGGACTATCGCGATTCCTACGCCTGGACGGAGAATACCCGGTATCGCTTTTATCATGTCGAGGCGATTTTTTGA
- the rpoD gene encoding RNA polymerase sigma factor RpoD, translating into MDTDSPVVDFMDDGDLKVPAGIRMDDPVRMYLKEIGRVPLLTADEEIALAHRIEEGDEAAKQRLAEANLRLVVSIARRYVGRGMLFLDLIQEGNMGLIKAVEKFDYRKGFRFSTYATWWIRQAITRSIADHARTIRIPVHMVETINKLVRISRQLLQELGREPTPEEIAQAMDITIDKVREIMKISQEPVSLEMPIGEENDSRLGEFIEDQDAPEPADAAAFELMREQLEDVLDTLTEREESVLRLRFGLDDGHTRTLEEVGKAFGVTRERIRQIEAKALRKLRHPSRSRRLKDFLD; encoded by the coding sequence ATGGATACCGATTCTCCCGTTGTCGACTTCATGGACGACGGCGACCTGAAGGTGCCTGCGGGCATTCGGATGGACGACCCGGTCCGCATGTATTTGAAGGAGATTGGCCGCGTGCCCCTGCTCACGGCCGACGAAGAGATCGCGCTCGCTCATCGGATTGAGGAAGGCGACGAAGCAGCCAAGCAGCGTCTGGCCGAAGCCAATCTTCGGCTGGTCGTCAGCATAGCAAGACGATATGTCGGACGCGGCATGCTGTTCCTGGACCTGATACAGGAGGGCAACATGGGCCTGATCAAGGCCGTCGAGAAGTTCGATTACCGCAAGGGCTTCCGCTTCAGCACATACGCCACATGGTGGATCCGTCAGGCGATCACCCGCAGCATCGCGGACCACGCCCGCACGATCCGGATTCCCGTCCATATGGTCGAGACGATCAACAAGCTCGTCCGCATCTCCCGGCAGCTGCTGCAGGAGCTCGGCCGCGAGCCGACGCCCGAGGAGATCGCCCAGGCGATGGACATCACGATCGACAAGGTCCGCGAGATCATGAAGATCTCGCAGGAGCCCGTGTCGCTAGAGATGCCGATCGGCGAGGAGAACGATTCCCGGCTCGGCGAGTTCATCGAGGACCAGGACGCGCCCGAGCCCGCGGACGCCGCGGCTTTCGAGCTTATGCGCGAGCAGCTCGAGGACGTGCTCGACACGCTCACCGAGCGCGAAGAGAGCGTGCTGCGCCTCCGGTTCGGCCTCGACGACGGCCACACGCGGACGCTTGAAGAAGTCGGCAAGGCGTTCGGCGTCACCCGCGAGCGGATCCGGCAGATCGAAGCGAAGGCGCTGCGCAAGCTGCGCCATCCGAGCCGCAGCCGCAGGCTGAAGGATTTTCTTGACTGA